The Prunus persica cultivar Lovell chromosome G8, Prunus_persica_NCBIv2, whole genome shotgun sequence genome includes a region encoding these proteins:
- the LOC18768345 gene encoding MDIS1-interacting receptor like kinase 2, with the protein MQVQTMPMIQKPLSLLFHIFLFSSLPLITTASSSPTPRAQAEALIKWKRSFSSSSSSSSSSSSSSSSSSSSSSSSPPPSLLHSWSLTNINNLCNWTGVACGHHTTKTRTVSKIDLSNMNITGKLTRFDFIRFPNLTHFNLFSNNFSGQIPSAIGNLTSLTFLDLGNNVFDQEIPSEIGRLAELQYLSFHNNSLYGAIPYQLSHLQKVWYLDLASNIVESPDWSKFSGMPSLTYLDIHDNIHLNSDFPDFISHCWNLTFLDLSQTNMTGQIPEAVCNNLAKLEYLNLTNNLFQGPFPKNISKLSKLKHLHAQVNKFSGPIPEDIGSISGLQSIDLLQNSLEGKIPSSIGQLRELRYLDLRNNSLNSSIPSELGFCTNLTYLALASNKLNGELPLSLSNLNNINKLGLSENNLTGPILPSLISNWTEVESLQLQNNKFSGNIPAEIGLLTKLNYLFLYNNNFSGSIPSEIGNLKDLTGLALSQNQLSGPIPMTLWNLTNIKTVNLYFNNLTGMIPPEIENMVSLEEFDADTNHLYGELPGTISRLTKLKSFSVFANNFSGSIPRDFGRYSPNLSILRLSDNSFTGELPPELCSGSALEELSVAGNNFSGSLPKCLRNCSKLQTVAVGHNQFTGSITNSFGIHPNLTSVSLSNNQFVGEISPELGECESLNRLLMDRNKISGQIPPELGKLSKLAELILDSNDLTGYIPAQLGNLGLLYKLNLSKNHLTGDIPKSLSDLTKLELLDLSENDLIGNIPIELGKFEKLSTLSLSHNNLFGQIPPELGNLPLQYLLDLSSNSLSEPLPADLAKLIRLEILNVSHNHLSGSIPETFSRMVSLVDIDFSYNNLTGPIPTGAMFRKVPVNAILGNDGLCGDTKGLTPCNTNPGKSNKISKVLLALLVSSCVILVVATTSTAAVLKFSRKSKLKDTESPRMSESFDLGIWGRYGKFTFGAIVNATENFDEKYLIGKGGFGSVYKAMLGRGKVVAVKKLNISDSSDIPEINRQSFENEIRTLTEVRHRNIINLYGFCSWRDCLYLVYEYAERGSLRKVLYGTEEREEELGWSTRVKIVQGLAHAIAYLHNDCSPPIVHRDITLNNILLEKGFVPRLSDFGTARLLSTDSSNWTTVAGSYGYMAPELAFTLRVTDKCDVYSFGVVALEIMMGRHPGELLTSLSVSLPENAELLLKDLLDQRLRPPPSQSAAAVASVVTLALACTHTNAESRPTMDFVAKELSSARTQANLSVPFGMITINKLANFQNQKNF; encoded by the exons ATGCAAGTCCAAACCATGCCAATGATTCAGAAACCTCTTTCCCTCCTCTTTCACATTTTCCTGTTTTCCTCATTGCCACTGATCACAACCGCATCATCATCCCCAACACCAAGAGCACAGGCAGAGGCCCTGATCAAATGGAAGAGaagcttttcttcttcttcttcttcttcttcttcttcttcttcttcttcttcttcttcttcttcttcttcttcttcttctccaccaCCTTCACTTCTCCATTCATGGTCCCTCACTAACATCAACAACCTTTGCAACTGGACCGGCGTTGCGTGCGGACATCACACCACCAAAACCAGAACAGTCTCCAAAATAGACCTCTCCAACATGAACATCACTGGAAAATTAACCCGATTCGACTTCATCCGGTTTCCCAATCTCACTCACTTCAACCTCTTCAGCAACAATTTCAGTGGACAAATTCCATCTGCCATTGGCAACCTCACCAGCCTCACATTCTTGGACTTGGGCAACAACGTTTTTGATCAAGAAATACCATCTGAGATAGGCAGGTTAGCAGAGCTGCAGTACTTGAGTTTCCACAACAACAGTCTCTATGGTGCCATCCCTTATCAACTAAGCCATCTCCAAAAGGTATGGTACTTGGACCTTGCATCAAACATTGTTGAGTCTCCTGATTGGTCCAAGTTTTCAGGCATGCCTTCATTGACCTACCTTGATATTCATGATAATATTCATCTAAATTCAGATTTCCCAGATTTCATATCCCATTGTTGGAACTTGACATTCCTTGACTTGTCTCAGACTAATATGACTGGCCAAATACCAGAAGCAGTATGTAACAATCTGGCCAAACTTGAATATCTCAATCTCACTAACAACCTGTTTCAAGGACCGTTTCCAAAAAACATTTCCAAACTTTCCAAGCTCAAACACCTTCATGCACAAGTGAACAAGTTCAGTGGCCCAATTCCTGAAGATATCGGTTCAATATCTGGTCTTCAGAGCATCGACCTGCTTCAAAATTCCCTTGAAGGGAAAATTCCATCTTCTATAGGCCAACTCAGAGAGCTGCGGTACCTTGATCTTCGAAACAATTCCTTAAACTCTTCAATCCCTTCTGAACTTGGTTTTTGTACCAACCTCACCTACTTGGCCCTGGCTTCCAATAAACTCAATGGGGAATTGCCTCTGTCCTTGTCCAATCTGAACAACATCAATAAATTGGGTTTATCTGAAAATAATCTTACAGGTCCCATCCTGCCTTCCCTTATCTCCAATTGGACTGAAGTGGAATCTTTGCAACTTCAAAACAATAAGTTCAGTGGGAATATTCCAGCAGAAATTGGCCTGTTGACAAAGCTCAACTACCTTTTTCTCTACAACAATAACTTCTCTGGATCAATTCCCTCAGAGATTGGTAACTTGAAAGATTTGACAGGATTGGCTCTTTCACAAAACCAGCTCTCAGGGCCAATTCCCATGACACTGTGGAACCTCACAAATATTAAGACAGTCAACCTTTACTTCAACAATCTCACTGGCATGATTCCACCAGAGATTGAAAATATGGTGTCACTGGAGGAATTTGATGCAGACACTAACCACCTGTATGGAGAGTTGCCAGGCACCATTTCTCGGCTTACTAAATTAAAGTCATTCTCTGTGTTCGCCAATAATTTTTCGGGAAGCATTCCAAGGGATTTTGGCAGGTACAGTCCTAATTTGAGCATTCTGCGCCTTTCGGACAACAGCTTTACAGGAGAGCTGCCACCAGAATTGTGTAGCGGTTCTGCTCTGGAAGAATTGTCTGTAGCTGGTAACAACTTCTCTGGGTCATTGCCAAAGTGCTTGAGAAATTGTTCAAAACTACAAACAGTTGCTGTTGGTCACAACCAATTCACGGGAAGCATTACAAATTCATTTGGTATTCATCCTAATCTTACCTCTGTTTCTCTCAGTAATAATCAATTTGTTGGTGAAATCTCACCAGAATTGGGAGAATGTGAAAGTCTCAATCGCTTATTGATGGATAGAAATAAAATTTCTGGTCAAATCCCACCTGAGCTTGGGAAGTTGAGCAAATTGGCAGAACTAATCCTGGACTCTAATGACTTGACTGGATATATTCCGGCTCAGTTGGGAAACTTAGGCCTACTGTACAAGCTCAATCTGAGCAAGAATCATTTGACAGGAGACATCCCCAAGAGTCTAAGCGATTTGACTAAGCTCGAGTTGCTTGATTTATCCGAAAACGATTTGATAGGAAACATCCCCATAGAGCTTGGTAAGTTTGAGAAGTTGTCAACTTTAAGCCTGAGCCACAACAATTTATTTGGTCAAATACCACCAGAGCTTGGTAATTTGCCCTTGCAGTACTTGTTGGACCTCAGCAGCAATTCACTCTCAGAACCGCTTCCTGCAGACCTGGCTAAGCTTATACGGCTGGAGATTCTTAATGTCTCACATAACCATCTCTCAGGGAGCATCCCAGAAACATTTTCCAGAATGGTTAGTCTAGTTGACATTGATTTCTCTTACAATAACTTAACTGGTCCAATCCCAACTGGTGCCATGTTTCGGAAAGTGCCTGTAAATGCCATTCTTGGAAATGATGGTTTATGTGGAGATACCAAGGGTCTAACTCCATGCAACACAAATCCCGGAAAGTCCAACAAGATTAGCAAGGTTCTACTTGCTCTCCTGGTTTCCAGTTGTGTTATATTAGTGGTTGCAACTACAAGTACTGCTGCAGTGCTAAAGTTCAGCCGGAAATCCAAGCTTAAAGACACCGAAAGTCCTAGGATGTCTGAGAGTTTTGATTTAGGGATATGGGGAAGATATGGAAAATTCACATTTGGTGCAATTGTGAATGCGACGGAGAATTTTGATGAGAAGTACCTCATTGGAAAAGGAGGATTTGGGAGTGTCTACAAGGCTATGTTGGGCAGGGGAAAAGTGGTTGCAGTTAAGAAGCTGAACATTTCAGACTCTAGTGACATTCCAGAAATAAATCGCCAAAGTTTTGAGAATGAGATACGAACCTTGACAGAAGTGAGGCACAGAAACATAATAAATCTCTATGGGTTCTGTTCATGGAGGGACTGCTTGTACTTGGTGTATGAATATGCGGAGAGGGGTAGCTTGAGAAAGGTATTGTATGGGacagaggaaagagaagaagaacttGGATGGAGCACAAGGGTGAAAATTGTGCAAGGGCTAGCTCATGCAATTGCTTACTTGCACAATGATTGCTCTCCTCCAATTGTTCACAGGGACATAACTTTGAACAACATATTACTTGAGAAGGGTTTCGTGCCACGGTTATCGGATTTTGGAACTGCAAGGTTGTTGAGCACAGATTCATCAAATTGGACTACTGTAGCAGGATCTTACGGTTACATGGCTCCAG AGCTGGCTTTCACATTGCGTGTGACGGATAAGTGCGATGTGTATAGCTTTGGAGTGGTGGCATTAGAAATAATGATGGGAAGGCATCCGGGGGAGCTTTTAACTTCTCTATCAGTCTCATTACCAGAAAATGCAGAATTGCTTTTGAAGGATTTGTTAGACCAACGGCTAAGGCCTCCTCCCAGTCAGTCAGCAGCGGCAGTGGCTTCTGTGGTAACCTTGGCTTTGGCTTGTACGCACACTAATGCAGAGTCAAGACCGACCATGGATTTTGTGGCAAAAGAACTATCATCAGCCAGGACCCAGGCTAACCTCTCTGTACCATTTGGCATGATCACCATCAACAAGTTGgcaaattttcaaaaccaGAAGAACTTTTAA